CCGGTGTCGACCGGACCGGCGGTCGGATCCTCGAACGCGCCCAGCGACTGACCGAGTGCCACCCAGTCGTCCTCGGCGGCCTGCCAGGTGATGGCCACCTCAGCGCCGTCGACGTCGACGCGGGCGGTGGCCGGCGGACCGAACGGGTGCGCGGCGACCGGCGCCGGCGTCGTGAGCGCGACGGCGGCGACGGCCAAGGCGGTCGCGGCCACGCCGAGCAGGGCGGATCGAATCCTCACGAGGTTCTCCCTGACCCGGGTACGTCCCCATCGGGGCGAGGTCGACCCCTCGGCGGCGGGGACGTACCCGGGCGGATAGCGGGTGTGGTTACTTGGTGACGGTGATCAGCGGGCTGGTGATCTGCTGGTTCTCGCTGACCAGGTAGATGTGGTGGGTGCTGCCGTTCTTCGCGGTCGCCGGGATGGCGAACCGCTGGTCGATCCGGCCCAGCTCGTCGGCGACCAGGTTCATCACGAAGACACCGTTGCGGCCGTCGGCGGCCTTGGTGTTGCGCAGGTGGACGGCGACCTTCTCGTCCGGGTCGTAGCCGGCGGCCGAGATGGTGACCAGGCCTTCCATCGGGACCGTGGTGCGGTCGACGGTGACCTGCTCGCCGGTGGTGTTCTCCGGGGTGCGGATTTCGTTGACGGTGCGCTCACCGGCGGCGTTCTTGCGGATCAGGAATCCGTCGTGGTGCTCGCCGTTGGCGTAGCGGGCCTCGAACCGGATGCTGTCCGCCTCGACGTCGATCATCTGGTAGAGCTGGGTGTCCTGCGAACTGCTGATCACCTCGGCGCCGTTGCCGGTCCAGTTGGTGCCGCCGTTGAGGGTGTACATCTTGCCGCCGGAGACGGAGACGACGTAGACGGTGCCGTTGTGCACGGCGGCCGACTGGCGGGCGGTGGCCACGTTGCCCCGACCGTACGAGTGGTCGTGGCCCTGTAGCACCAGGTCCACGCCGTAGCGCTCGAACAGCGGACCCCACTGGGCCCGGACGTTGGGGTTGTTGCGGCTACCGGTGGTGGAGTAGACGGGGTGGTGGAAGGTGACGACCGTCCACTTGTGCGGGTTGCTCTCCAGGACCTGCTCCAGCCACGCGGTCTGCGCGGCCATCAGCGTGGCGTTGCTCTGGTGGTTGGAGTCCAGGCCGATGAACCGCACACCCTGGTAGTCCAGGTAGTACGCGGTCTGCTTGAGCTCCTCGTTACCCGGGCCGTTGTCCGGGTACGGGAACTGCGGCCGCCAGAACGTCGACAGGCCACCGCTGTACTCGTGGTTACCGGGGATGGAGATGTTGGGCACCTGCTGGTTGACGAAGCCGTCGGCCTTGTGCCACTGGCCCCACTGCTCTTCGCTGTTGGCGTTGTCGATCAGGTCACCGGCGTTGACGATCAGCTTGGCCTCCGGCCGGTCGGCGAACGCCTGCCGGAACACCCGAGGCACCGCCGAGTCGACGTTGTTCTGCGCGTCGCCGTAGTAGATGAACGAGAACGGGTCGAACCCGTCGGCGGCGGTGGTGAAGTCGATCCACTCGCTCCAGTTCGTGCCGTCGCCGACCCGGTAGGTGTAGCGGGTGTCCGGCTTCAGCCCGGTGAACTCGACCTCGTGGTAGGTCGACGCGTAGCCGAGCGTGGTGTTGACCGCGCTGGTGTTGCTGGCCATCACCTTGCTGACGACGGCGTCGGCGGCGGGCACCCCGCCGACCAGGGCGCGCGGGGCCTCCAGGATCTCGGCCTGCGCCCAGTCGGCGGGCGCGTCGGCCCGCCAGGTCACCTTCTGCGAGGTGGCCGGGGTGGTGGTGGGGATGAGGATGATCCGGTCCGGGACCGGGGTCGGCTTGTGGATCTCGGCGGCCGGGTAGCGGACCGGCGGTGCGTCGCCGATCGCCGGGCTGACCGCGAAGCCGCCGACCAGCGTGGCCGCGGCACCGACAGCGACGAGCTGCGCGGTCCGGGACTTGCTGCTCCAGGCTCTTCTGACGTTCACGGGTGAGGTCCCCCTCAAGGATCTCGACTGACCCGCCGACGGAGATGCGGCGGGACACCCCGCATTCGTTCGTGCCTGGTCAGCCGGCATTCGACGCCGAAGTGGCCGACCGATGAACTCATGATCGACGTGCGTTGGTGGTCACCCCGGCGGTGCCTTCTGGTCATTCGGTGGCCATCCGCCGTTGCGCCGAAGCCGCCGCCGGCCGGTCTACGCTGCGCACCAGTTGTCGTTCGAATACCCAGGTGAAGAGGCAGATGGCCCCGATCACGCGCCGACCCGACCCCGCTCCGGCCGCTCCTGTCACGCCGACGCGACGTCCCCGGACGGCGGCGGTCGCGGCGGTGGCACTCGTCGCGTCGCTGAGCCTGACCGGGGCCGCACCGCCCTCGGCGGCGGTACGCAAGGACGACCGGTTCCTCACCGCGCAGACCCCGGGCGTGCTGCACATCGAGGCTGGCGAATGTTTCAGTGACCCGTTCCACTACGCCCGGGTCGGCGAGGTGGTGGTCGTCTACACCCCGTGCGACCAACCGCCGGTCGACAACCAGGTGTACGGCTTCGTCGAAGCAGCCGACGGGCCGTGGAACCGCGACGCCGTCGCCGACCTCGCCTGGCGGCGGTGCGGTGCGGGGTTCACCCACCACTGGTCCACCCGGGCCGAGTCCGGACTGGACTACTTTCCGGTGCTGCCGACCGAGGAGACCTGGGCGGACGGCGACCGTACCGTGATGTGCGTGGTCTACGACCCGGCCGGCCGGTTGGCCGGCTCCGTGCTACCGTCGGCTCGCTGACCGCCCGAGATGTCCCTCGAAACGGTGTCCTCCAAGGTGGACACATTTCACTCGAAGAAGATCGGCAGCAGCGTGATCGAGTTGACCGCGCCATGCGTCACGATCAGCGCCCAGATGTTGCGGTAGCGGGCCCAGAGGTAGCCGACGAACAGGCCGAATCCACCGTTGAAGACCAGGACGACGGCCACGACCTCGGCCAACGGCCCGTCGCCGATCCGGTGTGTGTGCATCGCCGCGAATGCCACCGCGGTGACGACGATCGCCGGCCAGCGGCCGAGTAGCGCCTCCAAGCGGGTCTGCAGCACCGCCCGGTAGAAGACCTCCTCCACGACGCCGGCGGTCAGGAAGGTGAGCACCATCGCCCCGGCGAGGAACACCGGGTCGTAGTCGCGGTAGCCGGACAGGTCGTCCGGACCCCGCAGCGGGCTGTAGTAGGACAGGTATCCCCAGGCAACCATCGCCGGCAGCGGCCCGAGCCAGTACCACCCGGCCGGGATGGCGCGCCGGTGCTCCACCGCTCCGGGTGACGGTGCCGCCAAGCTCCGCAGCACCCACCACGTCCCACCGATCAGCAGCGCGACCTTGACCGGGCCGTACCAGACACTGGCCGGCCCCAGCCCGAACGCCAGCAGCGGAAACGCGACGGCGATCGCGAGGAGCGCAAGGGTCTGCCGGACGAGGGCGGTCCGGGCGTCGTCGGCGACCAGCGGCAACGTCGGCAGGCGGGCGGGCACCAGCCGGGTCAGCAGCACCCCGACGAGCAGCGGAATCACCACCGCCGAGAGCGGTACCGCGCCGGCTTCGGCGTCCGCCGAGATCCGAATCTCGGTGCGGCCGGTGAGCAGCAGCCAGGCCAGGGCACCGCCGATCGCGGTCAACCCGGCTGCCAGCACACCCAGGGCCACCGGGCCGACAGTTGACGGAATCGCGCCGGCCGGCGGCCGGTCCTCGCCGACCGTGTCCATTGCCGGCAGTCTAGTCGGGGCGGACCACCCGGCCGGACGCGCGCCGCAGGGGTGGGACGCCCGGCCCGTCGGTAGTCTGACGGCATGGCTGTCACCTCGCAGATGGTTCCCCTTGGTACGCCCGCGCCCGACTTCGCGTTGCCGGACACCGGTGGAGTCGTGGTCCGCCGCGACGACTTCGCCGAAGCGCCCGCGCTGCTGGTCGCCTTCGTGTGCAACCACTGCCCGTACGTCCAGCACGTCGAGGCGGCGTTCGGCAAGCTCCTCACGGAATATCCGGCGTTGGCGGTGGTGGGCGTCTGCACCAACGACGCCGAGGCCTACCCCGACGATGCGCCGGAGCGGCTGGCCGCCCAGGCGGACCGGGCGGGCTGGACGTTCCCGTACCTGGTCGACGCGAGCCAGCAGGTCGGCCGGGCGTACCAGGCGGCCTGCACCCCGGACTTCTTCCTCTACGGCGCCGACCGCACCCTCGTTTACCGGGGCGCGTTCGACGGCTCCACGCCCGGCAACGGCAAACCGGTCACGGGTGCGGCGTTGCGGGCCGCGATCGAGCTCGCCCTCGCCGGCGAGGCGGTGCCCGAACCGCACCAGCCCAGCATGGGATGCTCGATCAAGTGGCGGGACTGAGCGAGGTGGCCGGGCCGCGGTAGCCCCCCGAGCGCAGCCGCGGCAGCCCGCCGGGTAAACCGGATCCGACGGTGGCGCGTCCACCTGCCATGACTCGTCTGCGCGTACCGCTGATCGTCTGTCTCGCGGCCCTGCTCGTGGCGACCGGCTGCACATCCTCCGGCGGCGACGGTGCCGGCTCGCAGGGATCCGTCCCCGTCGTCACCGCCACCCAGCCGGCCGGCCCAGGGCTCCAGAACGGCCCTGACCGTGGCGGTCCGCCGGATCCCACCGGCGGCTCCGGCGCGGGTCCGGCAGTCACCCTGGCCGACGGCCGCTACGTGGTGCGGTACGGCTGGGCGGTGCCACGGCATCCGGCCGAAGTGCGTCACGACGTCCGGCCGCCGGTCGCGCACCGACCGCAACCGCCGCTGCCCTACCTGGCGGAGATCCACGCGGCGGACCATCCGGTCGCCGACCCGCCGTACAGCCGCATCTCGTTCTACTTCCGTGCCGGCTTCCCGTCGTACGAGGTGAGCTACGTGCCACGGGTGGTCTTCGCCGGCAGCGGTGACGATGTGCCGCTGCCCGGCAACTGCTATCTGCGGATCCGGTTCGTCAGCGCCCAGGCCCACGACGAACAGGGCCAGGTGACGGTCCGCCGGTCACCCACGCCGTACCTCGGTTGGTCCACCCTGCGCGGGTACGGCTTTGCCGGCGACTTCGAAGGCCAGGTCACCTACGGTCTCGGGATCCAGGTGGCCGGGGACGGCGACCAGGTGCTGCCGATCCGCGTCGGCGAGCTGACCCGCGACGGGTTTCACATCGTCGCGATCGACGTCCAGCGGGAGTGACCATCCGCCCGCGAGGCGCGATGATGTCAACCGGAGGTGGACGCCGTGTTCGACGTCGTGGTGGTCGGTACGGGCATCATCGGACTCACCAGCGCCACCCGGATACGACAACAAGGGCTTCGGGTGTTGCTGGTCGGTGCCGACCCACCGGAGCGGACGGTCTCCGCGATCGCCGCGGCGGTCTGGTATCCCACCCGTACCGAGGGCACGACCGCCGTGCTGGACTGGGCCAGGCGCACCTTCGACGAGTTCGCCGAGCAGGCCCGCCAGGCGGTGCCGGGCGTCGTCATGCGGCCCACCCGGATGCTGCTGCGCTCCACCGTCGACGTCCCACCCTGGTGGGGTGCGGCCGTACCTGACCTGCGGTACTACCCGATCGCCGAGCCGGGATCGGCCGGCTCGGGGCCTGCCGACGGTGGACCTGCTGGTCGGCCGGACGCGGTGGTCGCCGAGTGGCGGTGCACGATGCCGACGGTGGAGATGCGTCCCTATCTGAGATGGTTGGCGGAGCGGTTCCGGGCCGCCGGGGGAGTGACGTCACGCCGTGGCCTGGCCACGCTGGCGCAGGCGGCCGAGACGGCACCGGTGGTGGTCAACGCGACCGGGCTGGCGGCCGGCCGGCTCGCCGACGACCCGGCCGTGCATCCGGTACGCGGCCAGGTGGTGCTGATGGCCAATCCGGGGATCGTCACCTCGGTGCGCGACGAGCGGCATCCGGACGGCCCGACGTACGTGCACCCGCGCGGTCGGGACGTCGTCCTCGGCGGAACCTTCGAGCCGTACGCCGATTCGCTGCTCCCGGACCCGGCGGTGGCCCGGGCGATCGTCGCCCGCTGCACGGCGATGGTGCCCGAACTCGCCGGGGCGCGGGTGCTCGACCACCTCGTCGGGCTGCGTCCGGCCCGGCACGGCGGTGTCCGGTTGGCGGTCGATCCCGCCCCGCCGAGGGGTGTGGCGCGTCTGATCCACTGCTACGGCCACGGCGGTGCCGGGATGACGCTCAGCTGGGGATGTGCCGACGAGGTCGCCGCCCTGGCCACCGCGTGCTGAGGAGACGGCCGACGCGGTCACGGTGCGACCCGTGCCGGTGGGCGGCCGCCGGTTCACGGTGGCCGCGCACCGGCGTCACGGCGGCGTTCCCCGGACGATCGCCACCGCGATCCGGCAGAATTCGGTCATGTCGGGTTGAAAGGCTGCGGCGATGTCCGGGTGCAGGCCGGAGCGGGTCTCGTCGAGCAGTCGTCGACACACCTGCTCCACCGGTTCACCGGCGTAGTCCTGCCGGATCCGGGCGGTCGCTGCCTGCATCGCGGAGGTGAGTTGTTCCTCCAACGGATCGTGCAGATGACGGGTCGCCGCAGGAAGACTGGCAGGGTCGAGTGTGACGTTCGGCTCGGACATCGGAGTTCCTCCCACGCCCGCAACGTACCCGGCGAGGGGCGACCGGCAAACGTGATCGGCGCGGCGCGGATCCGGGCCGTCAATCCAGAACCGCCACCTTGACCAGGTACGACGGCTCGTCCGCAGGCTCCTCGCGGTAGGAGATCTGGCGGATCTGCCGGTCGTCGACGAACAGCGCCACGTCGACCAGAACGCCGAGATGGGCCACGGCGCCACGAGGCACCCGATGCTTGTCCTGCAGGACGTCGCCGATCCCGCCGAGGAAGTTGGTGGCGTCGCCGGACGGAAGCCGTGGCGGGCGGCGGACCACCACCTCCAGGGCCACCGGATCGGTACGCGGGGTCCAGCCGCTGTGTTGAGCGGCGGTGCAGGCCGCGCTGAGCAGGGTCCGGACCCGGGCCGCCTGCCGGTTGCCGGCGGAGAAGATCGACAGCGCCTCGCTCTTGAGCGGCGGCAGACCGGGAACCTCGAATGCCAACGCGAGCGCCGGTTGGTCACTCACCGCGGCACCTCCTCGCTATTGAACTGTGCTGCCCGTACCGGGCAGGGATGAGCTGTGCTGCCCGTACCGGGCAGGGATGAGCTGTGCTGCCCGTACCAGGCAGTGAACGACCGTGCCGTGCCGCCAGTGGCGGCGGCGCCGGAGACAAGCGCGTGTCGGCGTCGACGGCGACCGAGCCGTAACGAAAACTACCGACTCCGTTAACACCCCGCCCAGGGTCCGTTCGTTCACAGTTCCGGATCCAGGGTTGTGAGCACTGAGGATCGACTCAGCCGCGACGAGACCCCGGTGGACACTCCGGCGTCGGGTCGAACGATCGGGTGCCGCCCGGCCGCCGGCGAGCTACCGTACCTGCGTCAGAAGATCTTCGAAGCGTGGCTGGCGACGCTGACCGCGTCGCCGCCGACAACGCGGGAGACGACACCCGGTGGACATTTGGTTCGGCCTGCTCGGGCCGATGGAGGTACGGCGCGACGGCACCACACTGACGATCGTGTCGCGCCGGCAACGCCATCTGCTGGCGGCGCTCCTGCTGGAACCGAACACCGTCGTGCCGCTGGACCGGTTGATGCAGGCGACCTGGGACGACGCCCCACCGTTGACCGCGCGGACCCAGGTCCACCACTGTGTCTCCGTGTTACGTCGGGCGTTGGGGCCCGAGGAGCGAATCGTCACCCATCCGACCGGATACCTGTTACGGGCCGACCCGCACGAGGTCGACGCGGCGTCGTTCGACCTGGCCGTCCAGCAGTCCCGGGAACACGCCGACCGTGGCCGGTCGGTGGAGGCTGCTGCGACGCTGCGACAAGGCTTGTCGTATTGGCGGGGCCGGGCGCTGGCTGGCATGGACAACCCGATGCTCGCCGCTGGTGCTCGGGTCCTCGATGAGCGTCGGATCCTGGCCCGTGAGCGACTCGTGGAGCTCGAACTCGCGCTCGGCCGACATCGGGAGATCGTGCCCGAGCTGCGGTCCTGGCTGCACGAGTCGCCGTTGCGACAACGGCTCGCCGGGCTGTTGATGACCGTGCTGCACCACTGCGGCCAGCAGGAGGAGGCGCTGATGGTGTACCACGATCTGCGCGCGCTGCTGGTGGAGCGGCACGGCCTCGAACCCGGGCCCGAGCTGCAGGCGATCCAACGGGCGATCCTCGTCTCCGATCAACCGCTCGCCGGTGGCGTGGGCACCGGTACCGACCAGCCGGTCGCCGGTGGACCGGTACTGGATCACACCGGTCCGGAGCCGG
The sequence above is a segment of the Solwaraspora sp. WMMD406 genome. Coding sequences within it:
- a CDS encoding thioredoxin family protein; translated protein: MAVTSQMVPLGTPAPDFALPDTGGVVVRRDDFAEAPALLVAFVCNHCPYVQHVEAAFGKLLTEYPALAVVGVCTNDAEAYPDDAPERLAAQADRAGWTFPYLVDASQQVGRAYQAACTPDFFLYGADRTLVYRGAFDGSTPGNGKPVTGAALRAAIELALAGEAVPEPHQPSMGCSIKWRD
- a CDS encoding FAD-dependent oxidoreductase gives rise to the protein MFDVVVVGTGIIGLTSATRIRQQGLRVLLVGADPPERTVSAIAAAVWYPTRTEGTTAVLDWARRTFDEFAEQARQAVPGVVMRPTRMLLRSTVDVPPWWGAAVPDLRYYPIAEPGSAGSGPADGGPAGRPDAVVAEWRCTMPTVEMRPYLRWLAERFRAAGGVTSRRGLATLAQAAETAPVVVNATGLAAGRLADDPAVHPVRGQVVLMANPGIVTSVRDERHPDGPTYVHPRGRDVVLGGTFEPYADSLLPDPAVARAIVARCTAMVPELAGARVLDHLVGLRPARHGGVRLAVDPAPPRGVARLIHCYGHGGAGMTLSWGCADEVAALATAC
- a CDS encoding CPBP family intramembrane glutamic endopeptidase; the encoded protein is MDTVGEDRPPAGAIPSTVGPVALGVLAAGLTAIGGALAWLLLTGRTEIRISADAEAGAVPLSAVVIPLLVGVLLTRLVPARLPTLPLVADDARTALVRQTLALLAIAVAFPLLAFGLGPASVWYGPVKVALLIGGTWWVLRSLAAPSPGAVEHRRAIPAGWYWLGPLPAMVAWGYLSYYSPLRGPDDLSGYRDYDPVFLAGAMVLTFLTAGVVEEVFYRAVLQTRLEALLGRWPAIVVTAVAFAAMHTHRIGDGPLAEVVAVVLVFNGGFGLFVGYLWARYRNIWALIVTHGAVNSITLLPIFFE
- a CDS encoding metallophosphoesterase family protein; the encoded protein is MNVRRAWSSKSRTAQLVAVGAAATLVGGFAVSPAIGDAPPVRYPAAEIHKPTPVPDRIILIPTTTPATSQKVTWRADAPADWAQAEILEAPRALVGGVPAADAVVSKVMASNTSAVNTTLGYASTYHEVEFTGLKPDTRYTYRVGDGTNWSEWIDFTTAADGFDPFSFIYYGDAQNNVDSAVPRVFRQAFADRPEAKLIVNAGDLIDNANSEEQWGQWHKADGFVNQQVPNISIPGNHEYSGGLSTFWRPQFPYPDNGPGNEELKQTAYYLDYQGVRFIGLDSNHQSNATLMAAQTAWLEQVLESNPHKWTVVTFHHPVYSTTGSRNNPNVRAQWGPLFERYGVDLVLQGHDHSYGRGNVATARQSAAVHNGTVYVVSVSGGKMYTLNGGTNWTGNGAEVISSSQDTQLYQMIDVEADSIRFEARYANGEHHDGFLIRKNAAGERTVNEIRTPENTTGEQVTVDRTTVPMEGLVTISAAGYDPDEKVAVHLRNTKAADGRNGVFVMNLVADELGRIDQRFAIPATAKNGSTHHIYLVSENQQITSPLITVTK